Within Paenibacillus sabinae T27, the genomic segment GCGGTGCTAGCTATTTATTATGCCGTATTTCTGCTGTTGTCCTGGGTCGTGTTCAGCCGCAGAGACGTCGCCGGGTGACCGGAAAAATAAACAAGAAACCACAGGCCTGCCCCGCCACCTTTGAGGTATGGCTAGGATGCGTGCCCGTCCTGTTCATAATCATGTTCCGCATTCGCGGCGCATTCTGAGGTCCATATCGAACCGTTCGCTCCTTCGGGAGCGGGCGGTTCTTCCATTTCGACCAGCCCGTTCAGGACGCCGCCTTCCATAATGGACAGCTTGCCGGCGGCCGCGCTGCCGTGCAGACTGCCTGTCGAGGTCAGAGTCAAACCGTGCTTCGCAGTGACATCCCCGAATACTTTGCCGGCGATAATCACCTCAGCGGCCGTAATGCTAGCATGGACACGTCCCTGCTCGCCGATCGTCAAGGTGCCCCCGCAGCGGATTTCTCCCGTAAACCCGCCGTCGATGCGCAGATTGGTGTCGCATTGAACCTTTCCTTCCAGGTTTCCTCCATGGCCAAACAGCGAATCTGTCTGCAGGGCTGGCCGTCCTTTTCCTTTTTTATTCCACATGCTTCATTCCTCCATTTCCTCTTTGCGGTTGATGTTCATTTCGGATGGACATAGGACAAAGGGTTCACGGTCTTGTTCTGCTTGCTGACTTGGAAATGCAGATGCGGGCCGGTGCTTCTTCCGGTGCTGCCGACCTGTCCGATTCGTTGGCCTTTGACGACCTTGTCTCCGGCGGATACCGCCAAGCTGCTGAGATGCATGTAAGAGGTCTTTAGCCCGTTCTCATGGTCAATCACGATGTAATTGCCGCGGGCAGGAGACCGTTCGGCGGCCATCACGGTTCCGCCCTGAGCGGCAAACACGAAATCGCCGGTCTCGGCCGCAATGTCGATCCCGGCATGAAAAGAAGAACTTCCTTTAAAGGGATCGGAGCGGTAGCCAAAGCTGGAGGAGACGACCCGGGAGGAGGTGGGCCACAGGAAAGCCTTCGTCAGGTTCGCGCTATCACGAAGCGTCTGACGCTGGAGATCGGCCTCCGCTTGCTGGGCGTCCAGAACCGTTTGGGAAAGGCTGTGGATCATCTCTTCGAGCATGCCGCCGATCTCCGTAAGCTCGTCTTTGGTCTCCCGGATGGTACCGATCTGCCCGTAGGAAGCTACATATTCTCCGCCAACCCGTAAGGAGGGGGTATCCAGGATGGCGGCTGTAAAAGCTCCAATTCGGATGGTGATCGCCGAAGGAGAAGCAGAGCTAACAGACGCCGCGAATGGAGGCTTTTTTACGGTACCTCCGTCAGTAGCGAGCGCGATTCGTTTATCAGAGCTGTCCGAAATGACGTCAAAACCGGTTTTCATTCCGGATACGGCGCCATCAGCCGATAAGGCAGCCGTATCCAGGGCCGCTTCGCGTTTGTCCGGATCAGGAACCGCTTTAGCCCCCGTTTTCTTCGCGGCCGGTTCTTTGTCTGAAGCTCCTTCCTTTTGCCGGTCTATGAGGTCCTGCAGCTCCTGTTCCAGCGCATCTACGCTTTTGAGCTGCTCCTTGATTGCTTGGGCTTCTTTCGAGAGAGCGGCGGCTTCGCTTTGAACTTGTCGCAGCGTTTGATCCTTATCCGCGATCTTGGCTTCCAGACGAACATTTTGCGAGGACAGGGCGGCGGCTTCCGCTTCAAGCTCCTGTACGGAGCGGGAGGCATGGTAATGCATGGAACTGATCAGACTGGACAGAGACAGAACGGCGGCGGCCGGCAAGGCCATCGCCATCGGCCTGGATAGCTGAAGCTGTCTGACCGGACGCCCGGCATCCCGGACGACGAGAAGGGTAATCTTATCCGATCGGCTTTTCATAACATCTCCTTCCTGCGCCCGGACGAATAACGCTTGCATCCGGAAGCTTGGCTGTTCAAGTTGTCCATATAACTCTATGTATTCCGGTCTGGACGGGTTCATGACATGCGAATGATTGAATAATGCGGGGATTTTTGGCAAAACCTGTACTGATGCAGCTCAAACGCTCTGTCGCGAACGACAGCAAAGGAGGCTTGGACGGTATGAAAATATTCGCTGCACTGCTGTGCTTGTTTATTGTCCAAATCATTGGGATTCTGTTACTTGAATATCGCCGTCCCCAGAGAGCAGTCGCCTGGCTTGCTCTGCTCTTTTGCTGTCCGCCGCTCGGGCTGCTGATTTATTGGGCTATGGGCCGGGACTATAGAATGAACCGGAAGCTTAAAGGCCGGGAAGCCGAAACACGCCGCGGACTCCACAGGCACGCTGAAGATCGGAGCCAGGCCGTAACCAGCGCGGAGGATACAGGAAACCCGGAGCTGACCGGGCGCTCGGAGCTGCTGCGTCTGCTGTCGGGACTGACTGAAAGTCCGGTTACCGGCAGAAACATGACCCGGATTCTGGTTAACGCGGATGAAACGTACGATTCGATGCTTGAAGCGATGGAGGCCGCGTCCGAGCACATCCATCTGGAGGTTTATATTTATCAAGATGACGAAACCGGGGAGAAATTCCAAGATGTCATGATCCGCAAAGCCCGGCAGGGCGTAAAAGTGCGCTTGCTGCTCGATGGACTGGGCTGCCGCAAGCTGAGCCGCCGCTTTGTGCGGTCGTTATCTGCAGCCGGGGTCGAGGTGCACCGGTTTCTGCCGCCGCTCGCGTCGCTGCCCGCCGGACGCTTCAATTACCGTAACCACCGTAAAATCCTTATCGTCGATGGTCTGGTTGGCTTTACCGGCGGAATCAATATCGGCGATGAATATCTGGGCAAAGACCCGAAAATGGGATTTTGGCGTGACACCCATCTGAGGCTGGAGGGCGACGCCGTCTACTTTATTCAGCATATTTTCCTGAAAGACTGGCGGCTCGCCTCCGGTGAGCGTTTGAGCCATCCGCGCCTGTTCCCTGTCCATGCCTGCGAAGGCAAGGAGGCGGTTCAAATCATCGGCAGCAGTCCGGGCGCAGCTATTGACGCCTCAGAGGCTATGATTTTTGGAGCACTAAGCGCCGCAGAGAAGCGGATTTGGATCGAGACCCCTTATTTTATCCCGGACCCGGCCATTTTGCGGGCGTTAAAAACAGCTGTTCTAAGGGGGGCGGATGTGCGGATTATCATTCCGGATAAACCCGACCACCCGTTTGTTTACAACGCCTCTCTTTCGTATGTGGAGGATTTGCTGGATGCGGGCGTGAAGTTTTACCGCTACCACAAGGGTTTCATGCATGCGAAGATATGGATCGCCGATGGCCTGATGGCCTCGGTCGGGAGCGTTAATCAGGATATGCGGAGCTTCTATTCCAATTTCGAGCTGTCCGCCGTGCTGCTTCATCCGAAACGAATCGAAGAGCTGGCTGGCCAGTTTCAGCGCGATCTGGAAGAGAGCGAAGCGATGGATATGAATGGCTTTGGCAAAAGGGGAAAAGCCGCCCGGGCCAAGGAAGAAGTTTGCCGCCTGCTTTCTCCGCTTCTGTGAAAGAAAAACTGACAGGAGATCCCTGATAACGGGGGTTATTTGGCCTGTCCATTCATTATCGGGTATCCCAATGTGATATAATATAAGGACTACCTAAAAAATACGGCAAAGACAGGGGGAGTTCTATGGGCACGAGTCCACAAATTCTAGTTAAAGAGGAACCGAATAAGCCCCAGAAATCCGGGACAGCCAAGACAGCCAGACTGGCTCAGCGTACCGTGATGATGGTGATCGGAGCAGGCATGATGGCCGTAGCGCTTGAAATTTTCCTCGTTCCGAATCAGATGGTCGATGGCGGCATAACCGGCATTTCGATTATGCTGTCGCATATTTTTGATATTCCCCTCGGCATTTTGCTAACCCTTCTCAACCTTCCTTTTCTTATCGTCGGCTATAAGCAAATCGGCAAGACATTCGCGTTGTCCACATTGTTTGCGGTCGTCGTAATGTCGATTGGTACACAGCTGCTGCATCCCGTGCAGCCGATTACGGTCGAGCCGCTGCTTGCGGCGGTATTTGGCGGCGTGATTCTCGGGGTCGGCGTTGGTCTTGTGGTACGTTACGGCGGATCGCTGGACGGTACGGAAATTGTGGCGATTCTGGTTGCCAAGAAGCTGCCTTTTTCCGTAGGCGAAGTCGTGATGTTCTTTAATCTGTTTATTTTGACGGGAGCGGGCTTTGTATTCGGTTGGAATAACGCCATGTTCTCGCTGATTGCCTACTACATTGCTTTCAAAATGATCGATGTTACCCTCGAAGGTCTGGACCAATCGAAGTCGGTCTGGATTATAAGCGACAAGTACCGCGATATCGGCGAAGCGCTGACGGAGCGGCTAGGCCGGGGTGTCACTTACCTGCAGGGAGAGGGCGGATTTTCGGGCGAGGACAAGAAAGTGATATTCGTCGTGATTACCCGGCTT encodes:
- a CDS encoding YitT family protein yields the protein MGTSPQILVKEEPNKPQKSGTAKTARLAQRTVMMVIGAGMMAVALEIFLVPNQMVDGGITGISIMLSHIFDIPLGILLTLLNLPFLIVGYKQIGKTFALSTLFAVVVMSIGTQLLHPVQPITVEPLLAAVFGGVILGVGVGLVVRYGGSLDGTEIVAILVAKKLPFSVGEVVMFFNLFILTGAGFVFGWNNAMFSLIAYYIAFKMIDVTLEGLDQSKSVWIISDKYRDIGEALTERLGRGVTYLQGEGGFSGEDKKVIFVVITRLEEAKMKAIVEDWDSDAFVAVGNIHDVKGGRFKKKSIH
- a CDS encoding peptidoglycan DD-metalloendopeptidase family protein, which translates into the protein MKSRSDKITLLVVRDAGRPVRQLQLSRPMAMALPAAAVLSLSSLISSMHYHASRSVQELEAEAAALSSQNVRLEAKIADKDQTLRQVQSEAAALSKEAQAIKEQLKSVDALEQELQDLIDRQKEGASDKEPAAKKTGAKAVPDPDKREAALDTAALSADGAVSGMKTGFDVISDSSDKRIALATDGGTVKKPPFAASVSSASPSAITIRIGAFTAAILDTPSLRVGGEYVASYGQIGTIRETKDELTEIGGMLEEMIHSLSQTVLDAQQAEADLQRQTLRDSANLTKAFLWPTSSRVVSSSFGYRSDPFKGSSSFHAGIDIAAETGDFVFAAQGGTVMAAERSPARGNYIVIDHENGLKTSYMHLSSLAVSAGDKVVKGQRIGQVGSTGRSTGPHLHFQVSKQNKTVNPLSYVHPK
- a CDS encoding bactofilin family protein, giving the protein MWNKKGKGRPALQTDSLFGHGGNLEGKVQCDTNLRIDGGFTGEIRCGGTLTIGEQGRVHASITAAEVIIAGKVFGDVTAKHGLTLTSTGSLHGSAAAGKLSIMEGGVLNGLVEMEEPPAPEGANGSIWTSECAANAEHDYEQDGHAS
- the cls gene encoding cardiolipin synthase is translated as MKIFAALLCLFIVQIIGILLLEYRRPQRAVAWLALLFCCPPLGLLIYWAMGRDYRMNRKLKGREAETRRGLHRHAEDRSQAVTSAEDTGNPELTGRSELLRLLSGLTESPVTGRNMTRILVNADETYDSMLEAMEAASEHIHLEVYIYQDDETGEKFQDVMIRKARQGVKVRLLLDGLGCRKLSRRFVRSLSAAGVEVHRFLPPLASLPAGRFNYRNHRKILIVDGLVGFTGGINIGDEYLGKDPKMGFWRDTHLRLEGDAVYFIQHIFLKDWRLASGERLSHPRLFPVHACEGKEAVQIIGSSPGAAIDASEAMIFGALSAAEKRIWIETPYFIPDPAILRALKTAVLRGADVRIIIPDKPDHPFVYNASLSYVEDLLDAGVKFYRYHKGFMHAKIWIADGLMASVGSVNQDMRSFYSNFELSAVLLHPKRIEELAGQFQRDLEESEAMDMNGFGKRGKAARAKEEVCRLLSPLL